In Bombus huntii isolate Logan2020A chromosome 3, iyBomHunt1.1, whole genome shotgun sequence, a single genomic region encodes these proteins:
- the LOC126863577 gene encoding uncharacterized protein LOC126863577: MELHLLCRSRVGSPTMSATVAGNQQQQHPHQEWDINDSNVPKVVEYDPWCEWADGHVRRVYGPECEEARRHASGWAMRNTNNHNVSILKKSCLGVLICSQECILPGGGRVHLRPAICDKARKKQQGKPCPNRQCTGRLEILSCRGHCGYPVTHFWRHTEHAIFFQAKGQHDHPRPEAKSTSEARRSVGAGRRVRGLAVLLANEAALGSKLMSLRGTKRPNSEAIEPPRTTQPPPLIPDKGYSCSCPPFECMCGLQTNASAYQHSHHHQTTMYPQQTASNDTPYWLQDTVPAQENALGYNLSNQIPQEATYPDFPPFTGELLQPEEIFQLDQPLRPEFNMNSQEVARSPPTLLDLGSGTIKYEMKQHQDQAYWNQFLSEDSSSSHLSMPQDDRLQFPGFETDKDSNGFCVKRPVNHFISNKEMSQNHHLSNPLNFQDYQRQHNHKNFVDGTVKNDQESNYWTQNHQDDRLTFPGFDPQKEEDLLPSRRNLNCFPKENCQPGLMDRGNYNVYPKKENGMVDPVRPSRSPMENKHYSYDGYNHMFEQSDAKNQLTSRPNQNANRMVLDERLQNNYGRETNPDSTERLFPDSNGMEAAMPTQNSPEPFFYPSNDRCHYTCEILDTRLPQMTMNPTVTQSSINNYGDVSELDLPPFVDYTLVGMLCSTEEDTSNLLPGCPQNSQSYVPHH, from the exons ATGGAATTGCATTTGTTGTGTAGGAGTCGCGTTGGGTCGCCGACGATGTCAGCGACTGTTGCCGGCAACCAGCAACAGCAACATCCTCATCAGGAGTGGGACATCAACGACTCGAATGTACCAAAG GTAGTAGAATACGATCCCTGGTGCGAATGGGCTGATGGTCACGTAAGAAGGGTCTATGGACCTGAATGTGAAGAAGCGAGAAGACACGCGTCTGGATGGGCGATGAGAAATACGAACAATCACAACGTGAGCATCTTGAAAAAATCCTGCCTTGGCGTTTTGATCTGTTCGCAAGAATGCATACTACCTGGCGGCGGAAGGGTTCACCTTCGACCGGCGATTTGTGACAAG gCGAGAAAAAAGCAACAAGGAAAGCCATGCCCGAACAGACAATGCACGGGTCGGTTGGAGATACTTTCGTGCCGTGGCCATTGCGGTTATCCAGTGACGCATTTCTGGCGGCATACCGAGCACGCGATATTTTTTCAAGCCAAAGGACAACACGATCATCCGCGACCGGAAGCGAAATCTACGTCCGAAGCGAGGCGAAGCGTGGGTGCTGGCAGAAGGGTGCGCGGTTTGGCGGTTCTTCTGGCGAACGAGGCTGCTTTAGGGTCTAAA TTAATGTCACTGCGGGGTACGAAAAGACCAAACTCGGAAGCGATCGAACCGCCAAGAACAACACAACCACCACCACTGATACCGGATAAAG GATATTCCTGTTCCTGTCCTCCATTTGAATGTATGTGTGGTCTACAGACCAACGCCTCGGCTTATCAACATTCTCATCATCATCAGACAACTATGTATCCTCAACAAACAGCCTCGAACGACACCCCCTACTGGCTCCAAGACACCGTGCCAGCCCAAGAGAACGCTCTCGGGTACAATCTTTCCAATCAGATACCCCAAGAAGCCACCTACCCCGACTTTCCTCCGTTTACCGGAGAACTGCTCCAACCAGAAGAGATCTTCCAGCTGGATCAGCCCCTAAGACCAGAATTCAACATGAATTCTCAAGAAGTAGCCAGATCACCACCCACTTTACTAGATCTTGGAAGTGGTACCATTAAATACGAGATGAAACAGCATCAGGATCAAGCTTATTGGAATCAGTTTCTCAGCGAAGATTCCAGTAGTAGTCATTTGAGCATGCCTCAAGACGACAGACTTCAATTTCCTGGTTTTGAGACAGATAAAGACTCCAATGGTTTCTGCGTCAAGAGACCCGTAAACCATTTCATCTCCAACAAGGAAATGAGTCAGAATCATCACCTGAGCAATCCATTAAACTTTCAAGATTACCAACGACAGCATAATCACAAGAATTTCGTGGATGGAACGGTGAAGAACGATCAAGAGAGCAATTATTGGACTCAAAACCACCAGGATGACCGTCTCACCTTTCCTGGATTCGATCCTCAGAAAGAAGAGGATTTGTTACCCTCTAGAAGAAACCTGAACTGTTTTCCCAAAGAAAATTGTCAACCAGGACTAATGGACAGGGGGAATTATAACGTTTACCcaaaaaaggaaaatggaATGGTTGATCCTGTTCGTCCTAGTCGCAGCCCCATGGAGAATAAACATTACTCTTACGATGGTTATAATCATATGTTCGAGCAATCAGATGCGAAGAATCAATTAACCAGTCGACCAAATCAAAACGCGAATCGAATGGTCCTCGATGAAAGACTGCAGAACAATTACGGTCGTGAGACGAATCCAGATTCGACTGAAAGATTATTTCCGGATTCAAATGGTATGGAGGCAGCTATGCCAACGCAAAACAGTCCAGAACCTTTCTTTTATCCCAGTAATGATCGTTGCCATTACACTTGCGAGATACTTGACACGCGGCTACCTCAAATGACCATGAATCCCACAGTTACACAATCGAGTATAAATAACTATGGTGATGTTAGTGAATTGGATTTACCTCCCTTCGTCGATTACACGCTCGTAGGAATGCTGTGCTCTACGGAAGAAGACACGTCGAACTTACTACCTGGCTGCCCCCAGAACTCACAGAGCTACGTTCCCCATCATTAG